One Pseudonocardia abyssalis DNA segment encodes these proteins:
- a CDS encoding acyl carrier protein produces the protein MPAVAEITEVVIGIVAGELGVEPASLAPDSDLRAVEGADSIRVLRIIATIEQRYDIELEDADVFGVSTVDEVVTVVRAALDGAR, from the coding sequence GTGCCCGCAGTCGCCGAGATCACCGAGGTCGTCATCGGGATCGTGGCGGGGGAGCTGGGCGTCGAGCCCGCGTCGCTGGCGCCCGACAGCGATCTGCGCGCCGTCGAGGGCGCCGACTCGATCAGGGTCCTGCGGATCATCGCCACCATCGAGCAGCGATACGACATCGAGCTCGAGGACGCCGACGTCTTCGGGGTCAGCACGGTCGACGAGGTCGTCACCGTGGTCCGGGCGGCCCTGGACGGCGCCAGGTGA
- a CDS encoding cytochrome P450 produces the protein MNAPASPVVFDAFAPEHRADPYSRYALVREAVPFLDSGMGVEFVTRHAECSAVLSETAWSHRDEAEIFHPDAERVDLPTSFLWMDPPDHTRLRSLVSKAFTPKVVVDLTPRITELVTGMLDSALAAGTVEAIEAIAYPLPLIVICELMGVPEPDQAMVHRLGPALARGFDPDPVLSPQERRARDEASRELLDYFRTLIARRREHPRDDLVSALGAVHDRGDTLTEHEMLATCITLLIAGHETTVNMVGNGLLALQRNPAQLDLLRRHPEFARSAADEILRYDSPVHMTTRTARRELVVGDRTFAAGEHVCVLVGSANRDPRVFDRPDEFDVTRYAPGTSTPRHLGFALGIHYCMGAALARLEGEILLTELARRVRVLEPAGEPVYRPNLLIRGLRELPLTFR, from the coding sequence ATGAACGCTCCTGCCAGTCCCGTCGTGTTCGACGCGTTCGCGCCCGAACACCGCGCCGATCCCTATTCGCGCTACGCGCTGGTACGCGAGGCGGTACCGTTCCTGGACAGCGGCATGGGGGTCGAGTTCGTCACCCGGCACGCCGAGTGCAGCGCCGTCCTCAGTGAGACGGCATGGAGCCACCGCGACGAGGCGGAGATCTTCCATCCCGACGCCGAGCGGGTCGACCTGCCCACGTCGTTCCTCTGGATGGACCCGCCCGACCACACCCGCCTGCGCAGCCTGGTCAGCAAGGCGTTCACGCCGAAGGTCGTCGTCGACCTCACCCCGCGGATCACCGAGCTGGTCACCGGGATGCTCGACTCCGCGCTCGCCGCCGGGACCGTCGAGGCGATCGAGGCCATCGCCTACCCGCTGCCGCTGATCGTGATCTGCGAGCTGATGGGAGTGCCGGAACCCGACCAGGCCATGGTCCACCGGCTGGGCCCGGCGCTGGCCAGGGGCTTCGACCCCGACCCGGTGCTGTCGCCGCAGGAACGCAGGGCACGTGACGAGGCGTCCCGCGAGCTGCTGGACTACTTCCGCACGCTCATCGCGCGGCGCCGGGAGCACCCCCGCGACGACCTGGTCAGCGCGCTGGGGGCCGTGCACGACCGGGGCGACACCCTGACCGAGCACGAGATGCTCGCCACCTGCATCACGCTGCTCATCGCCGGTCACGAGACCACGGTCAACATGGTCGGCAACGGCCTGCTCGCGCTGCAGCGCAACCCCGCGCAGCTCGACCTGCTGCGCCGGCACCCCGAGTTCGCGCGGTCGGCCGCCGACGAGATCCTGCGCTACGACTCACCGGTGCACATGACCACCCGCACCGCGCGGCGCGAGCTGGTGGTGGGCGACCGCACGTTCGCCGCGGGCGAGCACGTCTGCGTGCTGGTCGGCTCGGCCAACCGGGACCCGCGGGTCTTCGACCGCCCCGACGAGTTCGACGTGACCCGCTACGCGCCCGGGACCTCGACCCCGCGCCATCTCGGATTCGCCCTCGGCATCCACTACTGCATGGGGGCCGCGCTGGCCCGGCTGGAGGGCGAGATCCTGCTGACCGAGCTCGCGCGCCGGGTCCGGGTGCTCGAACCCGCGGGCGAGCCCGTCTACCGGCCCAACCTGCTGATCCGGGGCCTGCGCGAGCTGCCCCTCACCTTCCGATGA
- a CDS encoding acyl-CoA thioesterase — translation MNTAIPETVTVPAHRTRLVVRGYEIDALGHVAGTVYMQYAEHARWECLAAAGLTVNALLGAGIMPAALEVTISFRSELRVGDDVEIGCEFHWGERKTARIVQQVLRADGTLAAEVTCIAGLLDLNRRRLVERPRERLRELATAPELLGV, via the coding sequence ATGAACACCGCCATCCCTGAGACCGTGACCGTGCCCGCGCACCGTACGAGGCTCGTCGTGCGGGGCTACGAGATCGACGCGCTCGGCCACGTCGCCGGCACCGTGTACATGCAGTACGCCGAGCACGCCCGCTGGGAGTGCCTCGCCGCGGCCGGGCTGACGGTGAACGCCCTGCTCGGCGCCGGGATCATGCCGGCGGCGCTGGAGGTCACGATCAGCTTCCGCAGCGAGCTGCGCGTCGGCGACGACGTCGAGATCGGCTGCGAGTTCCACTGGGGCGAGCGCAAGACCGCACGCATCGTCCAGCAGGTGCTGCGCGCCGACGGCACCCTCGCCGCCGAGGTCACCTGCATCGCCGGGCTGCTCGACCTGAACCGCCGCCGGCTGGTGGAGCGGCCGCGCGAGCGGCTGCGGGAGCTGGCCACCGCACCCGAACTGCTCGGCGTCTAG
- a CDS encoding cytochrome P450, which yields MTAVHTDPEAVPGFDAFEPVHRADPYPAFRRAREASAACSLRLGDVPVTVFTRYEECATILSSPQWGHGYRAGISPFRDPGARIPGSFVRMDPPEHGRFRSLVNKAFTPRTVASLVPVVERVVESLLDAALDRGEVDVIADLAVPLALTMIGGRVLGVPAPDRPALRGWELAIARGTDPDELLPPDAVAARSLAARDCAAYFAGLVAQRRAEPADDLLSALVLVEEHGDRLTEPELVGICMLLLVAGMETSINLIGNGVLALLRHPDQLALLRARPGLMASALEEMLRYDLPTQFTIRVALSDTEVGGRRFARGDGVIVVMASAGRDGAVYPDPDRFDITRFDGPTPARRHLGFSLGVHYCLGAPLARIEASAAIGALLRRAPDLALASGELSYLPSLIHRGLVRLPART from the coding sequence ATGACCGCCGTCCATACCGACCCCGAGGCCGTCCCCGGGTTCGACGCCTTCGAACCCGTCCACCGGGCCGATCCATACCCCGCCTTCCGGCGGGCCCGGGAGGCGTCCGCGGCCTGTTCGCTGCGGCTCGGCGACGTGCCGGTCACGGTGTTCACCCGCTACGAGGAGTGCGCCACGATCCTGTCGAGCCCGCAGTGGGGCCACGGCTACCGGGCCGGCATCAGCCCGTTCCGGGACCCGGGCGCGCGCATCCCGGGCTCGTTCGTGCGGATGGACCCGCCCGAGCACGGCCGCTTCCGCAGCCTGGTCAACAAGGCGTTCACCCCCCGTACCGTCGCGAGCCTGGTCCCGGTCGTCGAGCGTGTCGTCGAGTCGCTGCTCGATGCCGCGCTGGACCGCGGGGAGGTCGACGTGATCGCCGACCTCGCCGTCCCGCTCGCCCTGACCATGATCGGCGGCCGGGTGCTGGGCGTCCCCGCCCCGGACCGGCCCGCCCTGCGCGGCTGGGAGCTGGCCATCGCCCGCGGGACCGATCCCGACGAGCTGCTCCCACCCGACGCCGTCGCCGCCCGCAGCCTCGCCGCCCGCGACTGTGCGGCCTACTTCGCCGGCCTGGTCGCGCAGCGCCGCGCCGAACCGGCAGACGACCTGCTCAGTGCGCTCGTACTGGTCGAGGAGCACGGCGACCGGCTGACCGAGCCGGAGCTGGTCGGCATCTGCATGCTGCTGCTCGTGGCCGGCATGGAGACCTCGATCAACCTCATCGGGAACGGGGTGCTCGCACTGCTCCGGCACCCCGACCAGCTGGCCCTGCTGCGCGCGCGGCCCGGGCTGATGGCGTCGGCGCTGGAGGAGATGCTGCGCTACGACCTGCCCACGCAGTTCACGATCCGGGTGGCACTGTCCGACACCGAGGTCGGCGGCCGCCGGTTCGCCCGCGGCGACGGGGTGATCGTCGTGATGGCCTCGGCCGGGCGGGACGGCGCGGTGTATCCCGATCCCGACCGCTTCGACATCACCCGCTTCGACGGCCCCACCCCGGCCCGCAGGCACCTGGGCTTCAGCCTCGGCGTGCACTACTGCCTGGGTGCCCCGCTCGCCCGGATCGAGGCGAGCGCCGCGATCGGTGCCCTTCTCCGTCGCGCCCCCGACCTGGCGCTGGCCTCCGGCGAGCTGAGCTACCTGCCGAGCCTGATTCACCGCGGTCTGGTCCGGCTGCCCGCGCGGACCTGA
- a CDS encoding ferritin-like domain-containing protein — protein sequence MTTTPTESIPGMDRMHSLEVFRHYDRSHWKLSEIDLDGIDRSLVRPEYVTLVKSAVMGESNVIAAVHGFMNEFIDDYDFSAFAVIWGYQEVQHHYAFTSWLQAVGETVDSRAVAAMRAPYEPGSSRSATLATNIISELTVNHVYRSVAAWVREPVLADLLRRASRDEAAHAREFRYFAGERLRAHPEELASVLETLYFYTSDEKIKHPVSVFKSGLDALDGHETIDTGFQLFLDQMAETGELGELQAKIRKAFGGLTGLDLSSNGKVRRALAGAIS from the coding sequence ATGACGACCACGCCAACGGAAAGCATCCCGGGAATGGACCGGATGCACAGCCTGGAGGTTTTCCGGCACTACGACCGGAGCCACTGGAAGCTGTCCGAAATCGATCTCGACGGAATCGACCGGAGCCTCGTCCGCCCGGAATACGTGACGCTCGTGAAGAGCGCGGTGATGGGCGAGTCGAACGTCATCGCGGCGGTCCACGGATTCATGAACGAGTTCATCGACGACTACGACTTCTCGGCGTTCGCGGTGATCTGGGGCTACCAGGAGGTGCAGCACCACTACGCGTTCACCTCCTGGCTGCAGGCCGTGGGGGAGACCGTCGACTCGCGGGCGGTCGCCGCCATGCGCGCGCCGTACGAGCCGGGCAGCAGCCGCTCCGCCACGCTGGCCACCAACATCATCTCCGAGCTGACGGTCAACCACGTCTACCGCTCGGTCGCGGCATGGGTGCGCGAGCCCGTCCTGGCCGACCTGCTGCGGCGCGCGAGCCGCGACGAGGCGGCACACGCCAGGGAGTTCAGGTACTTCGCCGGGGAGCGCCTGCGCGCGCACCCCGAGGAGCTCGCGTCCGTGCTGGAGACGCTGTACTTCTACACCTCCGACGAGAAGATCAAGCACCCGGTGAGCGTGTTCAAGTCCGGCCTCGACGCGCTCGACGGCCACGAGACCATCGACACCGGCTTCCAGCTCTTCCTCGACCAGATGGCCGAGACCGGCGAGCTCGGCGAGCTGCAGGCCAAGATCCGCAAGGCGTTCGGCGGCCTCACCGGGCTCGACCTGTCCAGCAACGGCAAGGTGCGTCGGGCGCTCGCCGGGGCGATCTCGTGA
- a CDS encoding acetyl-CoA carboxylase biotin carboxylase subunit, translating to MTRTVLVANRGEIALRVLRTCRELGLRTVAVYSTADADSAAVHYADLAVCIGPGPARLSYNHIPSVIEAARMTGADTIHPGYGFLSENADFAEVCAAEGLTFVGPPAAVLARLGDKAVARALMAEAGLPLLPGSVTAIDDVDEAFALAEDIGYPVIIKAAAGGGGRGMTVVRDGADFRDDYRRTRAGAQAVFGDGRVYVERYLDSARHVEIQLLCDAHGAGVHLGARDCSVQRRHQKLVEETPAPGLDGATVAAMGEAAVRGALAAGYVGAGTVEFLVDAEGNFSFMEVNCRLQVEHPVTELVTGLDLVAEQLRVAAGEPLGFTQDDVTPRGAALECRINAEDPDRDFAPAPALITRCVLPGGPFVRVDSHVSSGYRIPPDYDSLLAKIVVWAPDRAGALARMDRALAELELTGDRLVTTADFLRTVLAEPEFVAGHHDTALLDRMRRRSSEPERSTA from the coding sequence ATGACCCGCACCGTGCTGGTGGCCAACCGCGGTGAGATCGCGCTGCGTGTGCTGCGGACGTGCCGCGAGCTGGGCCTACGCACCGTCGCGGTGTACTCGACGGCGGACGCGGACTCGGCCGCGGTCCACTACGCCGACCTGGCGGTGTGCATCGGCCCCGGCCCGGCGCGCCTGAGCTACAACCACATCCCGTCGGTGATCGAGGCGGCCCGGATGACCGGGGCCGACACGATCCACCCCGGCTACGGGTTCCTGTCGGAGAACGCCGACTTCGCCGAGGTGTGCGCGGCCGAGGGCCTCACGTTCGTCGGCCCACCCGCCGCAGTGCTGGCGCGGCTCGGCGACAAGGCGGTGGCCAGGGCACTCATGGCCGAGGCGGGGCTGCCGCTGCTCCCCGGCAGCGTCACCGCGATCGACGACGTGGACGAGGCGTTCGCGCTGGCCGAGGACATCGGCTACCCGGTGATCATCAAGGCGGCCGCGGGCGGCGGTGGCCGCGGCATGACGGTGGTGCGCGACGGGGCCGACTTCCGCGACGACTACCGCCGCACCCGGGCCGGGGCGCAGGCGGTGTTCGGCGACGGCCGGGTGTACGTGGAGCGCTACCTCGACTCCGCGCGCCACGTCGAGATCCAGCTGCTGTGCGACGCGCACGGCGCCGGGGTGCACCTCGGCGCCCGCGACTGCTCGGTGCAGCGGCGCCACCAGAAGCTCGTCGAGGAGACCCCGGCTCCCGGGCTGGACGGCGCGACCGTGGCCGCGATGGGCGAAGCGGCGGTGCGCGGAGCGCTGGCCGCGGGATACGTCGGCGCCGGGACCGTGGAGTTCCTCGTCGACGCCGAAGGGAACTTCTCGTTCATGGAGGTCAACTGTCGGTTGCAGGTCGAGCACCCGGTCACCGAGCTGGTCACCGGCCTGGACCTGGTCGCCGAGCAGCTGCGGGTGGCCGCGGGCGAACCGCTGGGCTTCACCCAGGACGACGTGACGCCCCGAGGCGCAGCGCTCGAGTGCCGGATCAACGCCGAGGACCCGGACCGCGACTTCGCGCCCGCCCCGGCACTCATCACCCGCTGCGTCCTGCCCGGCGGGCCGTTCGTCCGGGTCGACAGCCATGTGAGCAGCGGCTACCGAATCCCACCCGACTACGACTCGCTGCTGGCGAAGATCGTCGTCTGGGCGCCCGATCGGGCGGGCGCCCTGGCCCGGATGGACCGCGCGCTCGCCGAGCTGGAGCTGACCGGTGACCGCCTCGTCACCACCGCGGACTTCCTGCGCACCGTGCTGGCCGAGCCCGAGTTCGTCGCGGGCCACCACGACACCGCGTTGCTCGACCGCATGCGCCGACGCTCGTCCGAACCCGAACGGAGCACCGCGTGA
- a CDS encoding AMP-binding protein, whose product MRTPRDEDEMRTPCDPARTRPLTLHDALDVVAAQFPEQCIHFPDENAVLRYRELADASRTVAAALVRRGVRPGDRVGVLAPNTPEFLTTLFGAVRAGAAAAPLALPAGTDLGDYLRRTQRVAGTAGMSHLVVSHRIASRLVPALAALAGPDVLDSAELDTGAGGEHMPEVAVAAPAIVQFTSGSTAVPKGVVLSHANVWSCARAITAAIRLGPADVHGSWLPLFHDMGLFGALTGLFRGIPLHLWSPAGFVRRPARWLEQFATAGATISTMPNFGYDALLGAVTPEQAASLDLSAWRVAFNGAEAVSAGSVAAFLDRFAAAGFRPGAMVPAYGMAEVTLVATLPPSGRAPVVERVDRGVLAEHGRAVTVAAGVPGARELVGLGRAVPDMEVRVADGDRVRPDGVVGEIQMRGAMATRGYLGAAGGDDLFTADGWLRSGDLGYLRDGELFFTGRLKEMITVAGRNVYPLDVEEAARGVAGVHRGNCVAFARGGGGPEQVVLVAETTSSDREGLEQRLRERVAAVADVPGVAVHLVSPRTIPRTTSGKLRRLDMRAALAAREQVNT is encoded by the coding sequence ATGCGCACGCCCCGTGACGAGGACGAGATGCGCACGCCCTGCGACCCGGCCCGGACGCGGCCACTCACGCTGCACGACGCGCTCGACGTCGTCGCGGCCCAGTTCCCCGAGCAGTGCATCCACTTCCCCGACGAGAACGCCGTGCTCCGCTACCGCGAGCTGGCCGACGCCTCCCGCACCGTCGCGGCCGCGCTGGTCCGGCGCGGGGTACGCCCCGGTGACCGGGTCGGCGTACTGGCCCCCAACACGCCCGAGTTCCTGACCACCCTGTTCGGGGCGGTGCGGGCGGGCGCGGCGGCCGCGCCGCTCGCGCTGCCGGCCGGCACCGACCTCGGCGACTACCTGCGCCGCACGCAGCGGGTCGCCGGCACAGCCGGCATGTCGCACCTCGTCGTCTCGCACCGCATCGCGTCCCGCCTCGTCCCGGCGCTGGCCGCGCTCGCCGGGCCGGACGTGCTCGACAGCGCCGAGCTGGACACCGGGGCCGGCGGCGAGCACATGCCCGAGGTCGCGGTGGCGGCCCCGGCGATCGTCCAGTTCACCTCGGGGAGCACGGCCGTCCCGAAGGGGGTGGTGCTCAGCCACGCCAACGTCTGGTCCTGCGCGCGGGCCATCACCGCGGCGATCCGGCTCGGGCCGGCGGACGTGCACGGATCGTGGCTGCCGCTGTTCCACGACATGGGCCTGTTCGGCGCGCTGACCGGCCTGTTCCGCGGGATCCCGCTGCACCTGTGGTCCCCGGCCGGTTTCGTCCGCCGCCCGGCCCGGTGGCTGGAGCAGTTCGCCACGGCCGGTGCCACGATCTCGACGATGCCCAACTTCGGCTACGACGCGCTGCTGGGTGCGGTCACCCCGGAGCAGGCCGCCAGCCTGGACCTGTCGGCGTGGCGGGTGGCGTTCAACGGGGCCGAGGCGGTGTCGGCGGGTTCGGTCGCCGCGTTCCTGGACCGCTTCGCCGCCGCGGGTTTCCGCCCCGGCGCGATGGTGCCGGCCTACGGGATGGCCGAGGTCACGCTGGTCGCGACGCTGCCGCCGTCGGGCCGGGCCCCGGTCGTCGAGCGGGTCGACCGGGGCGTGCTGGCCGAGCACGGGCGGGCGGTGACCGTCGCGGCGGGGGTGCCGGGGGCGCGCGAGCTGGTCGGACTGGGCCGCGCCGTCCCGGACATGGAGGTCCGCGTCGCCGACGGCGACCGGGTGCGACCCGACGGCGTGGTCGGGGAGATCCAGATGCGCGGCGCGATGGCGACCCGGGGGTATCTCGGTGCCGCGGGCGGGGACGACCTGTTCACCGCCGACGGCTGGCTGCGCAGCGGCGACCTGGGCTACCTGCGCGACGGCGAACTGTTCTTCACCGGCCGGCTCAAGGAGATGATCACCGTCGCCGGCCGCAACGTCTACCCCCTCGACGTCGAGGAGGCCGCCCGCGGGGTCGCCGGCGTGCACCGGGGCAACTGCGTCGCGTTCGCACGCGGCGGCGGCGGGCCCGAGCAGGTGGTGCTCGTCGCCGAGACCACCTCGTCCGACCGGGAGGGCCTGGAGCAGCGGCTGCGTGAGCGCGTGGCGGCCGTCGCCGACGTGCCGGGCGTGGCGGTCCACCTGGTCTCCCCGAGGACCATTCCGCGCACTACCAGCGGAAAACTGCGGCGCCTCGACATGCGCGCCGCACTCGCAGCCAGAGAACAGGTGAACACATGA
- a CDS encoding PaaI family thioesterase produces MTASPELTLPWAQRADGHCFGCAPANPVGLGLRFHLDGDGLVTEFCLDRRYESYPGVVHGGIVALVCDEAMGNHVVIGHGRPAVTTSLRMRYVGVVAVGGRYRCRATTEEGRSGTVAGRAEVRDAAGELVVTATAVYRPLPADAAGLPLTTTRHPALPSPVA; encoded by the coding sequence GTGACGGCTTCCCCGGAGCTGACCCTGCCGTGGGCGCAGCGCGCCGACGGACACTGCTTCGGCTGCGCGCCCGCCAACCCGGTGGGCCTGGGGCTGCGCTTCCACCTCGACGGCGACGGGCTGGTCACCGAGTTCTGCCTGGACCGCCGCTACGAGTCCTACCCCGGCGTCGTACACGGCGGGATCGTGGCCCTGGTCTGCGACGAGGCCATGGGCAACCACGTCGTGATCGGGCACGGCCGCCCGGCCGTCACGACCAGCCTGCGGATGCGCTACGTCGGCGTGGTGGCGGTCGGCGGCCGCTACCGCTGCCGCGCCACCACCGAGGAGGGCCGGTCCGGGACCGTCGCCGGCCGCGCCGAGGTGCGCGACGCCGCGGGCGAGCTCGTGGTCACCGCCACCGCCGTCTACCGCCCCCTGCCCGCCGACGCTGCCGGGCTGCCGCTCACGACGACCCGGCACCCCGCCCTCCCGTCACCCGTCGCATGA
- a CDS encoding acyl-ACP desaturase, whose amino-acid sequence MITGNAVDTAELIDTEDLAAAVDAFLGALPPERRWDAEQSLDWARADAGRLTDGQRSAVEFVTVIEDHLPGYFDIYHRSFPVDSSVDPAVFAHHRELYHFTVRWAAEEDTHARALARYQRASGMRERDELRTDLAGYGRQPFLLDYAHPVQFFTYALVQEKATQIYYQQLRADVADPVLSDLLTRLSRDEARHFTFFADVVTRYLRVHGDRVAAPIRDVIADFRMPLADIRGYWRWALRIADVARYDHTDAYDHLVSVVDRAVDHRTEPLDELIRFVESCRTVTTLTEGTHS is encoded by the coding sequence ATGATCACCGGAAACGCGGTCGACACCGCGGAGCTGATCGACACCGAGGACCTCGCGGCGGCCGTCGACGCGTTCCTGGGCGCGCTGCCCCCGGAGCGTCGCTGGGACGCCGAGCAGAGCCTGGACTGGGCCCGTGCGGACGCCGGGCGGCTCACCGACGGCCAGCGCTCCGCGGTCGAGTTCGTCACCGTCATCGAGGACCACCTGCCCGGCTACTTCGACATCTACCACCGCAGCTTCCCGGTCGACTCGAGCGTCGATCCGGCGGTGTTCGCCCACCACCGCGAGCTCTACCACTTCACCGTGCGGTGGGCGGCGGAGGAGGACACCCACGCCCGCGCGCTCGCCCGCTACCAGCGGGCGTCGGGCATGCGGGAGCGCGACGAGCTGCGCACCGACCTCGCCGGGTACGGACGGCAACCGTTCCTGCTCGACTATGCCCACCCGGTGCAGTTCTTCACCTACGCGCTGGTGCAGGAGAAGGCCACGCAGATCTACTACCAGCAGCTGCGGGCCGACGTCGCCGACCCGGTCCTGTCCGACCTGCTCACCCGCCTGTCCCGCGACGAGGCCCGGCACTTCACGTTCTTCGCCGACGTCGTCACCCGCTACCTGCGGGTGCACGGCGACCGGGTCGCGGCGCCGATCCGCGACGTCATCGCCGACTTCCGGATGCCGCTGGCCGACATCAGGGGCTACTGGCGGTGGGCGCTGCGAATCGCCGACGTCGCGCGCTACGACCACACCGACGCCTACGACCACCTGGTCTCAGTGGTCGACCGCGCGGTCGACCACCGCACCGAGCCGCTCGACGAGCTGATCCGGTTCGTCGAGTCCTGCCGCACCGTCACGACCCTGACCGAAGGGACCCACTCATGA
- a CDS encoding cytochrome P450, with protein sequence MTPSAAVHPVQQAVVDAFSPAARHDPYPAYDVLRAAGPFVPGPHGTQLVTRHADCEAILADPSWSHAEEPALLHPDSDVELAGSFLWLEPPDHTRLRRLVSAAFTPRRIERMRARAVELVDGLLDSALAAGEVDLIESLAYPLPLTMVCDLLGVPAGAHADVRRMSAGIARGLDPDALLTPAELDARTRAVQDFAALFTELIGRRRAHPRQDLITALAQVEADRDTLSEHELLGTLLILVVAGHETTVNLIGNGLLGLLRHPDQFARLRADPDLALPAVDEMLRHDPPVHLTTRTARAELTVGGRVFAPGDAVIVLLGSANRDPEAFARPAELDLSRYAGEPRPRRHLAFGLGLHYCLGASLARLEMEAVLRAVATRVGRCELLAEPLYRPNLVVRGMSELVVRLQEESTP encoded by the coding sequence GTGACCCCCTCCGCCGCAGTCCATCCCGTCCAGCAGGCCGTCGTCGACGCCTTCTCCCCGGCGGCCCGGCACGACCCCTACCCCGCCTACGACGTGCTGCGCGCCGCAGGACCGTTCGTCCCCGGCCCGCACGGCACCCAGCTCGTCACCCGCCACGCCGACTGCGAGGCGATCCTGGCGGACCCGTCGTGGAGCCACGCCGAGGAGCCCGCACTGCTGCATCCCGACAGCGACGTCGAGCTGGCCGGCTCGTTCCTGTGGCTGGAGCCGCCGGACCACACCCGGCTGCGCCGCCTGGTGAGCGCCGCGTTCACACCCCGCCGGATCGAGCGCATGCGGGCGCGCGCGGTGGAGCTGGTCGACGGGTTGCTCGACTCCGCCCTCGCGGCCGGGGAGGTGGACCTGATCGAGTCGCTGGCCTACCCGCTGCCGCTGACCATGGTCTGCGACCTGCTCGGCGTGCCCGCCGGTGCCCACGCCGACGTCCGCCGGATGTCGGCCGGCATCGCCCGCGGGCTCGACCCCGACGCCCTGCTCACCCCGGCCGAGCTCGACGCCCGCACCCGCGCGGTGCAGGACTTCGCCGCGCTGTTCACCGAGCTGATCGGCCGGCGGCGAGCGCACCCCCGCCAGGACCTGATAACCGCGCTCGCGCAGGTCGAGGCGGACCGCGACACGCTCTCGGAGCACGAGCTGCTCGGCACGCTGCTCATCCTCGTCGTCGCCGGGCACGAGACCACCGTCAACCTGATCGGCAACGGGCTGCTCGGCCTGTTGCGCCATCCCGACCAGTTCGCCCGGCTGCGCGCCGACCCGGACCTCGCGCTCCCCGCCGTCGACGAGATGCTGCGCCACGATCCGCCGGTGCACCTCACGACCCGCACCGCCCGCGCCGAGCTGACGGTCGGCGGGCGGGTGTTCGCCCCCGGCGACGCCGTCATCGTTCTGCTCGGCTCGGCCAACCGGGATCCCGAGGCGTTCGCGCGACCCGCGGAGCTCGACCTCTCCCGGTACGCGGGCGAGCCACGGCCACGCCGGCACCTCGCCTTCGGCCTCGGCCTGCACTACTGCCTCGGGGCGTCGCTGGCGCGGCTGGAGATGGAGGCCGTGCTGCGCGCCGTGGCGACCCGCGTGGGCCGGTGCGAGCTGCTCGCCGAACCGCTCTACCGCCCGAACCTCGTCGTCCGCGGCATGTCCGAGCTGGTCGTCCGCCTGCAGGAAGAGAGCACGCCATGA
- a CDS encoding SAM-dependent methyltransferase, which produces MTAGVVETNQHYDLDPAIFEQFLDPMRKYSSALYRTAADDLATAQRHKLRFVADRMSVADGEAVLDIGCGWGALTLFLAGRYDCTVTGVTPARRQHDHVVGTAATRGLTDRVRVHHGMFEDFDAPRGSFAAAAALGSVVHMPDLPAVFAKVRRLLRRGARFYVSESCFRSAAIQAEFDARPGTDFVRDSIFGNGRLRPLSELVAAAEAAGFAVDAVDDLTDHYRRTIDHWIERVAARAPQLDAIRDGTAADLTRYLEIANAGWGYTTKHYGVTLRNAR; this is translated from the coding sequence GTGACCGCGGGAGTCGTCGAGACCAACCAGCACTACGACCTCGACCCCGCGATCTTCGAGCAGTTCCTCGACCCGATGCGCAAGTACAGCTCGGCGCTCTACCGCACCGCGGCCGACGACCTGGCCACCGCGCAACGGCACAAGCTGCGCTTCGTCGCCGACCGCATGAGCGTCGCCGACGGCGAGGCGGTGCTCGACATCGGCTGCGGCTGGGGTGCGTTGACGCTGTTCCTCGCCGGCCGCTACGACTGCACCGTCACCGGTGTCACCCCGGCACGCCGCCAGCACGACCACGTGGTCGGCACGGCCGCGACCCGCGGGCTCACCGACCGGGTCCGCGTGCACCACGGGATGTTCGAGGACTTCGACGCGCCGCGCGGGTCGTTCGCCGCCGCGGCGGCACTCGGCTCGGTGGTCCACATGCCGGACCTGCCCGCGGTGTTCGCGAAGGTCCGGCGCCTGCTGCGCCGGGGCGCCCGCTTCTACGTGTCCGAGAGCTGCTTCCGCAGCGCGGCGATCCAGGCCGAGTTCGACGCGCGGCCGGGGACCGACTTCGTCCGCGACTCGATCTTCGGCAACGGGCGGCTGCGGCCGCTGTCCGAGCTGGTGGCCGCGGCAGAGGCGGCCGGGTTCGCAGTCGACGCCGTCGACGACCTGACCGACCACTACCGCCGCACCATCGACCACTGGATCGAGCGGGTGGCCGCGCGCGCCCCGCAGCTCGACGCGATCCGGGACGGCACGGCGGCGGACCTGACCCGGTACCTGGAGATCGCCAACGCCGGCTGGGGCTACACCACCAAGCACTACGGCGTGACCCTGCGGAACGCCCGATGA